Part of the Culex pipiens pallens isolate TS unplaced genomic scaffold, TS_CPP_V2 Cpp_Un0004, whole genome shotgun sequence genome is shown below.
CAGATAAGTACATGATATTTGAATGTTACATTCTACTcgatactttgtgattttttttcttattttttcaggtttggacGACTTTGGCAGCATGATCAACCGAACAGAATCGGCAATCAACTAAAATTAAAGCCGAAAAAGTTCTAATATTATTGTTGTGAACCatccgtcaaaaagtgaacaattctgTACAAATTTGGTAGGTACAAAATTGAGATAAACTCTAACTTACCATTTAATAACCAtttatcaaaaagtaaaaacaggTCGAAAATTTATGGATAAACCTTAAATAACCATTTgtaaactattttgcaaatagtGGAACTGCagaaaattatagaattaaccttaaataaccatgtgaaaactttttccaaaatagtagcgctcggtaaaaatagcaagaaaaaccctaaaaaaccaTTTACGAACCATTTGTAAAACAGTAGCAGcaaggttaaaaattgtaagaaaaaccttaaaataccattcaaaaaccatttctggaaCAGTAAAAACCGGAGGAAAAACGTCGCTTTTTCGagaaaatttactttatttttaccattacacaaatggtaatttgacgaaacgttgttcggggatttttaaggttaccgttgctaaccaccctcaattcagatggtcgaactttatgataaatggtagggtaccatttccgatatggtatttttaaggttttgctaccatttttcaaattgtgGTTACGATCTCTGAAATGGTGAGAAAACCATTAAACACatagtttttttaaggttctcgtttatgcgggtatatttaaaaaaccatttctataaaatttttggcaattttcccggataaacgaaaactatatcGATTGCAGTGtggaacttaaaaaaaccttatgaaatatggtcaccatttgtaataatgttatttggcggACCTCGATAACTATTTGTTAAATGGTTACCATACgtaatagagttattttaatgttCATAATGGTCAACAATTTTCATGATAACTTTGAACAACTATTTCTGGATGTTTTCTGAAATAGTTACCCTAAATCAtaaggtaattttaaaattcaaatggttCAACTGGCGGACTTGGATGATTATTTGTCAAATAGTTACCGTTATAATTagggtttttaaaaagtttgtaatggtgatttttttctgaatgactttgaaaaactttttgaggATGTTTACTGAAATAGTTATCCTAAATCAAAAGgttattttaaagttcaaatggtTAACTTCAATACGCGATATTATATATATGTTCGAAATATTGTAATGATTTTCTAATATGTTTCACCAAATTCAACcaggttttattattattttgaataaaaattgtgcCTCGGAGCGTAATCCCCATTTCGGCGCCcatcatgcaaaaaataaaaatatagtgATGTTAACAATACGAGGTGCACTTTCTTGGAAAATCTTTCCAATCATTTGAAGAATCTAGAATTTGAATTTTGGTAGTCACGTAGCCACGTTGTTCATGCACGAGCCCTATCCGAACTACCTATCCGAAGAGATTTTCCACAAGCGGCACCCAATCACACAATCAAAAACCTGAATCATTTCGGATGGGGACCGTAAACGTTTTTGATGGGCTGAAAAATAAGATTACCTTGGCCTCGGCCAGGAGAGAGCAAGCACCACGTTGATACCACCATTTAGCAATGCGCGGTGGAAGTAAAACCAGGCAAATTCTTTGTCCCTGCAAATCTTTTCTTGATCCCCACAAATGGAAGCAACCCGTTTGCCGTGCTTTAAAACGCAGGCGTTTCCCGACAGCGGCCCAATGTTTGGATCTACCATGATGCAAAAAATGGTACAATCAAAGCAATAGCCCAAATAAACCATTAAGAATCCGCTATCCGCGTACATCTGTCCTCCCTGCAACAACTTTCCTTCAATCGTGGTTGACCACTTTTATTCCCATCCAGCCAACTAAAATCGAACCAGCATCGAAAGCCACACAAGGCAAACGATCCGCCGCTCTGTTCTCCAATGGAGTACCCGACGCGATTGGTAGTgagcaatgtatttcttatggagcgaactgtcaaactaccactcgaatcgggtatTCCATTCTCCAAATACAAACCCAATACGAAGCCTAGTTTCCGAGcagaaaatcactaaaagttttgtttaacataacttttatttaaacAGGACTTGCGACGAcagatttgttgttgtttgttttggttgcgCCGGTTTCTCCCAGATGAATCAGCGTgagcccagtcacgaaatattctagcacaGCTGGTTGCCAGAATCCTGCAAAAATAgtagaacatttctgctagaatgctgttagaatatccacctctgtgagaactcttccagaatcctgctagaacgccgtgactgggagGGCGTTTGCGAAGAAGGAGAGAAATGTCAAAACTGGGCGATACACGCAAAATGTGAGTTGATCATTTTGAGGAATGGGGCACAGACAGGGGTGTTTCACAAAATTGCCGCCAGGTTTGCGTTTGTTCTACGCCAAATCCCTCTGGtggaatttttgataaactaaatTCTATACAACAGATGGCACCACCATAACGTAAACAGCTACCGTATCATGCAGTATCTCtggatttaaataaatttaatttgaaaagccTAATTTTGCTTACGAATCGTTAATAATAGGatgataatgaaaaaaatagtaatatcAAAGACTTTTTTATAAGTCATTTGCTTTAGAATGGTTAATatagcaaaaaacatcaaatatattttcattttcatgtctGTATAATTTGACTGCATCCGACGGTaggtcttgtttttgtttttatttgtttttgtgcaTGGTTTTAACTTTTGGCAAATTTGGCGATTCGGATTCACCCGATTCACCGGACCAGTTGAGCAGTCGCGAGAAGGAACGGGGTTGCCGGATGATTGCGGACTCGCATCGAATCGTGACCTGTCCTGCATCGTTaaaggtttgttttggtttgatgTTTTGAGAGCTGCTTTATTTACATTCCAAGTGTGTTTTTGTTGCAGGAAAACGAAGGCGGACCCGGGCGACGGAAATCCACGATTCGATAAGCCGGTGGATTCGTTCAGCGTACAAGGCGATGCCGAACACAGCCAGAGGCCGGCGAAGTCCATGGGGAGCACCTGAAACCGTGAAGGAAGTTGTACGAGCCCCCCAATTAAGCGTTGTCCCCGTGTACATGCAGGTCACTGTGATGGAAAACACCGTGCCCCATCCGACGCAGACCTTCGACGAGGATAACTTTCATGAGTTTGTAGTTTGAGAGATCAATAAGCAGGGCTTTTCCTCGCCGACCACCTTCCAAGTCCAGGGATGACCGATTGAGCTGTCCGGCCGTGACAGCGGGGAACCGCTGGTGAGTAGTGCTAGATTGGCTTGGATTTCTAACGTTGACGCATTTGTTTTACTTAGGTTCGCGATTTGGAGGGCGGAGAAGGTGATTACTACGCCGGGATGTTTGATCGATTTGCTGGAGCGAGGCATCCTGAGACAACCTGTCCCGTTGCACGTTTCTGTTGCTCGACGAGGCGGATCGGAACCGAGCAGATCTGGCCGGATCGGTGCCGATGTGGTCGAAGGAGGTTCGGGTGTTGGCGAAGGACACGATTACATCCAGATTACCGTTGATCTTGTCGGCGACCCGCATCATCCACTAGATCGTGGATATTTATGAGGAAAACGAACAGGAGGGCAAGTTGTTGTCGTTGCCAAGTACGTGAACAACTTTATTACCTGGACCCGTCGGAGGATTACATCGGGAAGATACAGTCACATGGACCAGGTTGGATTCGGTGCACTGCGGGAAAGTGGCTTCCAGAAAAACTGCTGATTTAGAACAATAAGTTGCTATTGTATGTTTAATCTGTTTAGTTTGTTAAATTTGTGTATAAAATAAAGGGTAATTTTGGGGATTCCGGTGTTGGGTTAGAGGGTTTCTGTCCGATTTCGAGTTCAATTTGTGGACTGTATTTTTGCACTATTCCGGCGGACTTGGGGAACCACTTGGGAGGGTCGGATTATCGCAAGCAACACCGATTAAAACACTCGAGTTTCTCTTGACTACATCTATTTAGcaactaattttaaaactaaagatTTCTTCCGAGAAAACTCGCGATCCGTGGCGGCGACTTCCGTCCGATCACTTCGGCTGCTTGCGGCGAACTTGTTTGGTCCTCGACTCGACGCGCAGAAAATTCTCGTTCGTGCTGTTCGCGCGCCAAATTCTCTCCTCTCGATCGTTGTCGTTTCGTCGTTGTCTCCTCTCTCGCTCTCGCACCGTCGTCAACGGCGCGCGGTTGCCAGCTTTGTCGTCGATCGCAGTAGCCGTGGGGTTGGACACTGCTcactcgtgaaattttcttCGGGCTGACAGCTTTCGGCCCGAACATCCTCCCCACCGGAAGCGGCGTTGTACAGGATCGGCCGCTTCAAAACATCGCGACGTGTCCGCAAGTCAACGACTCGGACTATGTCGCCCAGATCCAGGTTAGTGTGCGTTCTTATCTCAAGTCTTGGGCTGGCCGCCTTGGCGGCAAGCTTCCAGTGTTGCTCTGTCCGCCCTTTCTTGACCTTCTTCTTGCAGGTGAGGCCGCACCGCTCGACGAATGCGTAGATGCGCCCCAGTTCTCGGGAAGACATCAAAACGTTCTTGACCAGCCGGTATAGAAAGGGGACCAGCAGCTCACTCCGTGCAGTTGTTTTGACCGTCTTCGGCACCAGCTTCAAATTCAGTTCTGCGGAGCTCCCCGGGATGACGGATTTTACGTACCTGCACGCTCCGTATGTGTGCTTCAACGCGGCGGCGTACTTGTGCAGCTCGTCAGCAGCGGCGTTCGCAATCACCACCCTACGCGGCACTCGAAGCTTGTCGAGGTCCCGAATCGCATCCAGGAAGTTTTCCTTCGCCACCTCTTCTGGTATCTCTTGAATCCATCCAATCTCCTTTTTCCAGACAAGCTTCCTCAACCTTTCGCTGATGAACACCGGCGCAGTCAATCTCGGCGGGTCCGAGATACTTGAGACGAGCGAGAGCACCTTCGATTTCGTTTGCCGCCCGCCTCGTACAGGTGGCAGCGTCGCGAAAAGTAGTTCGTCCGCTGTGGGGTTCCACAGCAGACCCAGAGCCTTGATTACCTCCTTGGTTCCAGTTCCTTCAACGCAGACCAGTTCCTCGCGATTGGCTTCCGGAATGGTCTCCAAGAGTTCCGAACATTCCGACGACCACTTGTGCAACTCGAATCCACCTGTCTTGCACAGTTGGATTAGCTGCGATTCTTTGATCGTTTGCGAGATGCCGTCGGAGGCGAACACTGCGTTGTCGACTTTCAAATCCTCTTCGATGATCTTGGCTGCTTCTTCGAGATGTAACTCACACTCACGTTGTTCGTTACACACCTTCACATCACTTTCGCTTGCTTCCAGGTTCAAGTTTTCCAGTATGGCCATGTGCGAGTGAACCACTGCTGctgtttcttcttcttcatcGCACACGCCACCGACGACCCAGCCTAACTGAGTCTCGCGTAGCATTGGCAGGTGCTCCGACAACTGGACCTCTCCGGGCAACAGCAGCTTCAGGAACAACTGATTACCCAGCAGTAGATCCACCTTTCCTGGCTGATGGAAAGACGGGTCAGCAAGTTGTACTCCCGGCGGCAGTTCCCAGTTGCGGACGTTCACTGCGGATGTGGGAAGGTCGGCCGTGACCCTCTCCGTTACCAAGCACTTGACGTTGGCGCTGAAGCTGGAGTACCTCGAACGTAGTTGGACCACGCTGCCAGTTGAAGCGTGGGTTTTCGTGTTGTCGATGCCTGCCACGGTGACGTTGGACGGAAACTGCTTCAAGCCCAGCGACTCCACCATGGACTTCGAGATCAGGTTGGCTTGTGACGCACTGTCCAATAAAACTCTGCAGGGGTGGGTCTTGTTGTTTCTGTCCATTATGTCCACCACAGCCGTGAGAAGCAGCACTTGTTGGGTTGGCGTCACGTTGTGGCAACTGGCGGTTGTCAGTTGAGCTGCTTCTTCAGGTTGGACCTCCGGAGCTTGTTCCGGGGGCACTTGAGAAATTACCTTCCGTTCCGGCCTTGGACTTCCTTCCGAGTGGAGCAGGCTGTGGTGGCGTAGTTTGCACTTCGAGCAGGTTCCAGGTGAAGTGCACTTCTTGCTGGGGTGTCCCCTCTTGAGACAGTTGAAGCACAGGTTGTGCTCCCGAACCTTGACCAGCTTCTGCGGCATCGGAAGTTCCTTGAACACTGGGCAAGCGTGGTTCTTGTGGCCATTGCCACAGATGTCGCACCTGTCTTCCGATGTGATCTCGAACTCTGACGTTGACATGGCGTACGACTTCTGGGTCGACTTGACGACCGGCTTAGGCTGGACCGTTGGCTGCTTCTGGTTCAGGTCTTCGCAGCGTTCCAAGACGAAGCACTGGGCCTTCAGGAACTGCAGCATCTTGTCGTACTTGGGCAGGTCACAGTTCTTGACTTCTGACTCCCAGAGTCTCCGAGTGTCCTTGTCCAGCGCTGCGCCGAGCAGATGGACCACGATCAGCTCCGATACTCCCGTGAACTCTTGTCCCAGGAACTTCAAACTCTCGACGTGCCTTGTGCACTCATCCACCAGGCCTCTCAGCTCGACGTGGTCCTCGTTGGTCATCTTCGACAGGTTCAGCAAACCGTGGATGTGCCGATCGATCGTGTGACGCTTGTTGCCGTACTTTTCCTCCAGAATCTCCCAGGCATGAGCGTAGTTGCCCTCGCTGATGGTCTTCGCGTCGATCGACCCAACTGCACCCCCCACCAGCGCGTGTTCCAGATGGTAGAGCTTCACCGCTGGCGGATCGGGCGCCTTGTCGACCACTTCCTTGAACAGAACCTTGAACTTCGGCCAACTCTCGTAGCGGCCGTCGAACGAGGGGATTGGCATTCTCAAGGGCTGGTGAACAATGACAGGGGGTTGAGGGGCTTGCGGGGGTGCAGTTGCGTTCAGCGTTCCGTTTGCCCTTGTGGCATTGAACCCGAGCAACTGCTCTTCGAGCATGAGGGCTACTTTGTCATGGAGGTCGTCAAATTCTTCGTAGTGCTTGTCAGCTTGCTTACGACCCTCCATGTCGACCATGGCCAGGATGCTTTCGTGGTTGGACATGTACTCCTTTTGAGCAGTTTCCAACTTCTTGAGGTAGACGTGGACTTGCGGCTCGCTTAGCTGGCGGACTTCCGCAGTCTCCGTAGGGCGAATAGCTTTCAAGATTTTTGTGACCTTACCTTTGGCCAGGCCTCGGCGGTGGACGAGCGTCTCGATCTCCATCTTGATCTTGTCCTGCAACTTCCGCTTCTTCTTCTCCTTCTTCACTACTGGCGTCGACGTTGTGGCTGAATCTCCAAATTCAGCGCTGCTTCCGGGGGATGTTGCAGGagcttttgaagcacttttcgGCATTAGAGGAACACCAACAATCGAGCCTTGTGCCCGAACCAAACACGGAAATCGGCCAAGTCCGAAATCGCGATGCTTGGGGGGAAATTGTGTCCTCTAATCCGAATCGTCACTTCTCTTCTGGTCCCGCTTCTGGAACCTTCCACTTGTTCTTCTTCTGGAACTTTTTTCCTCTCAAGAACGTTCTGGACGCAAGATGGCGTCGCTTCTTTTTTCGCCGAGATGGCGGCTTTTTCACTTGGTCGCGGCGTTCACTTTTTTCGCGCTTTTCGCGAACTTGTCCACTTGCCGCGATACAAACGACCCTCCGCCTTTGTCCTGGGCACTACCCCGCACTTCCGGTTCACTAGATCCGGCTCGTTTGGACCATGTCCGATTTCGAGTTCAATTTGTGGACTGTATTTTTGCACTATTCCGGCGGACTTGGGGAACCACTTGGGAGGGTCGGATTATCGCAAGCAACACCGAATAAAACACCCGAGTTTCTCTACTACATCTATTTAGcaactaattttaaaactaaagatTTCTTCCGAGAAAACTCGCGATCCGCGGCGGCGACTTCCGTCCGATCACTTCGGCTGCTTGCGGCGAACTTGTTTGGTCCTCGACTCGACGCGCAGAAAATTCTCGTTCGTGCTGTTCGCGCGCCAAAATCTCTCCTCTCGATCGTTGTCGTTTCGTCGTTGTCTCCTCTCTCGCTCTCGCACCGTCGTCAACGGCGCGCGGTTGCCAGCTTTGTGATCGATCGCAGTAGCCGTGGGTGTCGTGTCCTGCTGCTGCACGTTTGCTCGCCATCTTGGGCGACGGCGGAGCTCAACAGCAACTCAACTGTTCGCTTCCGAAATACGATGTAGAATGACTCGGTTGCTGCGGTTCTCCTTCGGCTGTAGTGAAGAGAGTTCCATTCGTGCTTCTCTCACATTCGCCTTGCCGATCTCTCTCGTGCTCACCATCTCTCGCTCGAAATGATTCTCTCTCGCTCACTCCACTTCAAAAGCATACCCATCACACCGTTCTCACATACAATCTCTCTCTCTCAACACACAATCTCTCATGCTCAATTACTCTCGCACAGTATCGGATCGTGATCCCGTCTTCGGGCTCGTTCGTATTTTCAACCAGTTTCCGGTGCGAGTCTGCGTTTGTCTAGGGGCGCGTTCTTTGCGTTTGTTGAACACGCTGACGAGATTCTAGTAAGATGATTGAAATTAGCCCAAACAGGGGTTTGTTTACACGTTCGTCATGGTTCAgctaaatattcaaatttagtcGGCAACTTGAGaaatgaacacttttttttttattattatttaactaGGTATATATCCCACAATATTCTCCTCCTGTACTCTTTCAAGAAATAAGACCAACCCTGTTTAATGTTTAGTACGATTTATTGGACTTCATTTCACGTATGTGTAATCATCGCAGTTATTCGAAGATTTGATAAACGTAATCGTCGTTATACCTCGATGGTTTCCTCACCAACCCTCTATTGCGCAAACCTATGCGGCTTCCGGTATTTTCGTCTCGTGTCGCTACATCGATCTGCTCGTCGTCTGAATCATGATCAACAACCGGACTAGACGTAACCAACGAGCCGTCGGCTTGGTCTTGAGCTACCGGAACTTTCTTCAAGTCGTTGACACTCCTGGTATACTGAACACCGTTTCCGCTGCAAATCACCACCTTTGACCCATCCTGAGCCACCACTGTATACTTTTCAGAACCAAACGTGGCATCCGATTTAGATTTCTTCTGCTGCTTCAGGAAAACGCTATCGCCAACTCGAACATCCGAAGGCATGGCACGACGTACCCGATCTGCCAGTTTGGAACTGGTCAGCTTTTGCTCTGCATCAGCTTCTCGTACGTCGATTCTATCGAGGTCCTTTGTCGCACTCCATAGGCTCGGGAACGTGCCGCGGAATTTCCAACCGACGAGCAACTCAAAAGGTGTCACATTAAGTCTGGAGTGCGGCACTAACGTGTTGTGATGGTGCACAAATGTTTCCAGGGCCAATCGCCAGCTTCGTCCTTCCAATTTTGCAGCCGACAACGTTTTGATCACGGGCTGGTTGTATCTCTCGATCATCCCATTCGATTGTGGGCTCAGCGGTATCGACTTACGCACTTTAACGTTTTTGGCTTCCCAGAATTCGCAAAACACTGAACCCTGAAAAGGGGGGCCGTTGTCGCTCTGGATGATTCGAGGCAATCCCCAgcgtttaaatatttgaatcagGGCCGTGTTGGTTGCATCTGCATTTGTGCGCTGCATCTCCGTTACCGACAGGAATCGTGAATATGTGTCAATTACCATTAGAAACTCACCCGAGCCGAATCCTGGCACAGATAGGAAATCTATCTGCAATATTTCCCACGGTCCTTCAGGAAGTTCACGAGATGCCAAGGGCACTGGGGGGTTTCGTTTGGATAACAGGACGCAGGTCTCACAGGACTTGACAAACTTTTCCGCTTTCTTGCTCATCTGCGGCCACCAAAAGAAATCTCGCAGCACACGTTTCATCGCCACCACTCCGATATGTCCACCATGTGCAGATTCCATAGCGCGCTGTCTTAGGTCCTTCGGGAGGATAATCCGGTCGTCCTTGCACAGCAAAGCACCAAGCTTGTGGATCTGGTTCCGTTGGGCTTCGTAACCGCGTAGTTCCGCTGGCCACGATCCACTATCCAAAGCGGCACGTAGCAACTCCATTTCTTGATCGCGTTCAGAGCTAGATTCGATTTCACTCATAGTAATCTCCATGCAACCTATATCAAAGTAACGTGTCTTAAAGCAACTATTATGGAAGTTAATTATGCGTTTATTGTTATTACCTGCGTCCAACGAGCAAAGAACGTGGTTTGAACAGTCCTCTTCAAATGGTACAGCCGGTTGCGTAACGTGAATCAGTCTGGAGAGAGCATCCGCTACATTTTCATCGCCCTTCACTCGTTCAATCCGGAACTTGTAGGGTAAGAGTCGCAATGCGTAACCTTCGGCTCGGCTGAAGGCTCGTTTCCCGATGCGGTAGTTGGTGTGGAAAATGAACTCATTTGAAGAGGCGTCCGAACGTATCACGAAGGGTCTTCCGATGAGGTAGAACGAAAACCGTTCGACTCCCCATACAACGGCCAATGCCTCTCTGTGTGACTGGGGGTAATTTGCTTCAGCATTTGTAAGGGATTTGGACGCGCATGCGATGATCCTTGGAGTTCCATCAGAGTCATGCTGAACCAGCACTGCGCCCAGTCCGACGGCAGATGCATCAACGTACAGCTCGGTAAAATCTGAGCAGCTATAATATCCGAGAACCTTGATGGCATGGACCGTGTGGTTCTTCAACGACTCGAACTCGGTTTCTTCCGCTTCCGTCCAGTAGAATGTGTCCGCATTGGCCAAAGCTCTCAAGAATTCCGTTTTCGTGGCTCGGTGAACAAGGAATTTGTCCACGAACGTGATTAGACCAAGAAAGCTCTTTACTTCAGCGCATGATGATGGACGTCGGAAATTCTTGATCGCACTGAGCTTCCCGTGTTCGATTCTCCATCCTTTGTCCGTCAGTTCAAATCCCAGAAATTTAACTTCCTTGCTCCCGAAAACACACTTGGACGTATTAATCCGCACGTTGTGGTCTTTCAGCCTGTCCATTACGGCAGCTAAATTCTTGTCGTGCTCTTCCTTTGACCTGCCGAACACCAGTATGTCGTCCAAATAGTTCAGAACTCCTTCGCAATCGGTCAGTACTTTCCGCTCCATAACCTCTTGAAACACGTCAGGTGCGTTGCTCAATCCAAAGGGAAGGCGTATGTATCGGTACATACCGAACTCGGTCATGAAGTTGGTCAGGTGTCGAGAATCTTCTTCCAATTCAATGTGAAAGAACGCACTCTGTAGATCTATTGTGCTGAACCATTGAGCGCCTTCCAGTTGAACCAGAATCTTTTCCAGGGTCGGCATGGAGTACGGGCTGCGAAGGATGTAACGATTTGGACCCCGCAGGTCGATCACGAGTCGGAAATCGTCATTACCTTTCGGTACAACGAGCATAGACGAGCAGAATGCCGCGTCCATCGCGTCAGTCACTCGTTCAATGATTCCCGCTGATACTTGCTCTTCGAGTCTCCGTTGAACTGCTTGCTTCATAGCGGCGGGTATGTTCGTAAATATATTACGACAAGCCGGCATCGTTTTATCATAGGGAATCTTGATCGGAGGGATGTTAAATTTCGGGAATTGTACTGACACCTCCGAAACTAGGTTGATGAATCCGATATTCATCCAGCTGTCGTCCGCCGTCCAGCCAGTATTCACGGGAACTTTCAAGCCGAGTTGGAGCACACTGTAACGGGTCGACGTTGCTCTGCTGAGAAGCGATCGCTGTTCCTTGACCACATAAAATTTCTCGAGCAGTATTGGCCGGTcgtcagaaatttccaggaaaGCTTCGAAAGTGCATATCACGTGAATACCGTCAGACTTAGCGTACGCCTTCAGTTGACGATCGGTACCATGCCGGACGTTGTGTAATCCTTCGTTATACGATGCGTTGGCGCGAAGTTGTTCAAATGTCGTGTGAGTTATGGTGTTCACTTGTGAACCCGAATCAATCAGAAACTGACAAACCATTCCGGAGACTTTGGCATTGATGATTCCGTCATTGAAAAGTTCAACCTCTACAGCTAATGCAACGCCAGAGGTAGGCTCAGCGTCTTGTTTCTGCATTCCAGTGACCTATCAAGTTTAGAATATATCGTAAATTATTTCAATCATCAGCTAGCATTGTTATCAATGAGTCTGATTCGATGAGTGAATGCATAGATGTTGAAAGTAAATAAAACCTCGTTACTTCAAACTGattcattttctttattttgtattttgagaATTAATTCAATAACAATAAATCCACATTCGAACATAACAAGATTATTTCAACATTGTTCGATTAAATCCACTCTCAGACTCACCGTAAACATCAAACTTCACTTACAGACTTGTCAGGCTTTTCACCATCAGGCTCCTTCTCCTCCGGTTTAGCGTCCATTAGCGCCAGCACCGGTTCAGCGCGCCGGTTCTGGTCTGGCGAAGTGCGTGTGTTTCCCGGTGCAAATGAAAACGGACACGCTCTGAACATGTGGCCCACGCGGCCGCATGTGTAACAGGTCAGGCGAGTGGCATAGCAGTTTTGCTCCGAATGAGATATGCTGTTGCAGCGCGGACAACGATCGGGATCCAGCGCGTCCGGTTCGTTCAGTATCTGAAGGTTCCTGCCACCGCGATTGTTGGACGGCTGGAACGGCTTCCTCCCGTTGCCTTGGCTGTACGGTTTTTGGTACGGCATCCTTCCATAGACTTGATTGTTCGGCTTTTGGTACGCCGACTTGCCGTATGCCGAACGCATCTTGTATGCGCTGGAACGAGACGTGCCGGCGACAGTTCGATCGTCACCATATCGCGATGGTCCTGCGATCTCCGGTGATGGGCGTGAGACTGCACGAATCGCATTCACTGGTGCTGCATTAAGTTCCGCTTGCCTCTTGGTCACGTAGTCTTCATTGAGACGGATTGTCTCGATTTCCTTGATCTTCTCGATGAACTCCTGGAGAGTCACTCCTTCTTGCTTCGGGTTCTTTGCTCTACGGTTCATCCACTTAACTGCTTCTGCCCGCACCTTGTGATGCGATGCTCGAACGGCCACCGTGTTCAAAATCTCGTCGAATCGCTGGTCCTCGGAATATCCGCACTGCTGCGCCTCCGTGGCGACTCGTTGGATGAAAGCTTTATCACCTTCCGTCTCGGTTTGGACCATTGTAGCGAGTTTTCTGCGATGAATCATCACGTCCGAAATGGACTCGAAGTGCTTCTTGAGGCGAAACATGGCATTCGCAAAGGGATGCGTGCTT
Proteins encoded:
- the LOC120427482 gene encoding uncharacterized protein LOC120427482, which gives rise to MPNTARGRRSPWGAPETVKEVFERSISRAFPRRPPSKSRDDRLSCPAVTAGNRWFAIWRAEKVITTPGCLIDLLERGILRQPVPLHVSVARRGGSEPSRSGRIGADVVEGGSGVGEGHDYIQITVDLVGDPHHPLDRGYL